The Oxalobacteraceae bacterium OTU3CINTB1 genome includes a window with the following:
- a CDS encoding glycosyltransferase family 4 protein — MNILLINHYAGSVRHGMEYRPYYLGREWVRAGHRVRIVASSNSHLRALAPELNGRRVLDETIDGIDYRWHATPAYRGNGLGRAANMAAFVAALYRGAPRLARNFQPDLVIASSTYPADIWPARRIAALAGARLAFEVHDLWPLSPMELGGMPAWHPFVVLMQAAEDYAYRHADTVISILPKAGAHMAARGMAPHKLHVVPNGVDLDEWDLPPLPLPAPAAALLAELRRQGRTVVGYAGSHGLANALDTLLDAAALLQDRPLAFVLAGAGPYKQALQRKAAAAGLRDVHFLEPLAKRHMPALLRGFDLAYLGWRRQPLYRFGISPNKLGDYMMAARPILHAVEAANDPVAEAGCGLSLAPDDPAALAAAIARLATMPAARRYELGQRGAGYARAHLNYALLADRFLAACAAPPP, encoded by the coding sequence ATGAACATACTGCTGATTAACCACTACGCCGGTTCGGTGCGGCACGGCATGGAGTACCGGCCCTACTACCTGGGGCGCGAATGGGTGCGCGCCGGCCACCGGGTGCGCATCGTCGCCTCGTCGAATTCGCACCTGCGCGCGCTGGCGCCCGAGCTGAACGGACGCCGCGTGCTCGACGAGACCATCGACGGCATCGACTACCGCTGGCACGCGACGCCGGCCTACCGCGGCAACGGCCTGGGGCGCGCCGCCAACATGGCCGCCTTCGTCGCCGCGCTGTACCGGGGCGCGCCGCGCCTGGCGCGCAACTTCCAGCCCGACCTGGTGATCGCCTCGAGCACCTATCCGGCCGACATCTGGCCGGCGCGCCGCATCGCCGCGCTGGCCGGCGCGCGCCTGGCGTTCGAGGTGCACGACCTGTGGCCGCTGTCGCCGATGGAACTGGGCGGCATGCCGGCCTGGCACCCGTTCGTCGTGCTGATGCAGGCGGCCGAGGACTACGCCTACCGCCACGCCGACACCGTCATCTCGATCCTGCCCAAGGCCGGCGCCCACATGGCCGCGCGCGGCATGGCGCCGCACAAGCTGCACGTGGTGCCCAACGGCGTCGACCTCGACGAATGGGACCTGCCGCCGCTGCCGCTGCCGGCGCCGGCGGCGGCCCTGCTGGCCGAACTGCGCCGGCAGGGCCGCACGGTGGTCGGCTACGCCGGCAGCCACGGCCTGGCCAACGCGCTCGACACCCTGCTCGACGCCGCCGCGCTGCTGCAGGACCGGCCGCTGGCGTTCGTGCTGGCCGGGGCCGGCCCCTACAAGCAGGCGCTGCAGCGCAAGGCCGCCGCCGCCGGGCTGCGCGACGTCCACTTCCTCGAGCCGCTGGCCAAGCGCCACATGCCGGCGCTGCTGCGCGGCTTCGACCTCGCCTACCTCGGCTGGCGGCGCCAGCCGCTGTACCGCTTCGGCATCTCCCCCAACAAGCTGGGCGACTACATGATGGCGGCCCGGCCCATCCTCCACGCGGTCGAGGCGGCCAACGATCCGGTGGCCGAGGCCGGATGCGGCCTGAGCCTGGCGCCGGACGATCCGGCCGCGCTGGCCGCCGCCATCGCCCGCCTGGCCACCATGCCGGCGGCGCGCCGCTACGAACTGGGCCAGCGCGGCGCCGGCTACGCCCGCGCCCACCTCAATTACGCGCTGCTGGCCGACCGCTTCCTGGCCGCCTGCGCCGCGCCGCCGCCCTGA
- a CDS encoding DegT/DnrJ/EryC1/StrS family aminotransferase, whose translation MPSSRQPLDAAPRPAATATDFLPFALPDLGDEEAAAVLECLRSGWITTGAVSRRFEQAFAAFLGGGVTGVAVNSATAGLHLALEALGIGPGDEVIVPTMTFTATAEVVRYLGADPVLVDVDEHTLCICPDAIAAAITPRTRAIVPVHYAGLACDMDAILALARRHNLRVVEDAAHAFPTLYKGRAVGTLDSDATVFSFYANKTITTGEGGMVVCRDPALLRRVRVMRLHGISEDAFDRYTSRRPAWFYQVVAPGYKYNMTDIAAAIGCEQLRKIGRFLARRQALAARYAEGLRALPLRLPPDADGGGQHAWHLYPVRLAAGAPLARDRLIELLAERGIGTSVHYIPLHRQPYWRERYALRPEDFPRAEAGYECLLTLPLYTRMTDADQARVIATLTELLC comes from the coding sequence ATGCCCTCATCACGCCAGCCGCTGGACGCGGCGCCCCGCCCGGCGGCCACCGCCACCGACTTCCTGCCGTTCGCGCTGCCCGACCTGGGCGACGAGGAGGCCGCCGCCGTGCTCGAATGCCTGCGCTCGGGCTGGATCACCACCGGCGCCGTCAGCCGCCGCTTCGAGCAGGCCTTCGCCGCGTTCCTCGGCGGCGGCGTCACCGGCGTGGCCGTCAACTCGGCCACCGCCGGCCTGCACCTGGCGCTCGAGGCGCTCGGCATCGGCCCCGGCGACGAGGTGATCGTGCCGACCATGACCTTCACCGCCACCGCCGAAGTGGTGCGCTACCTCGGCGCCGACCCGGTGCTGGTCGACGTCGACGAACATACCCTGTGCATCTGCCCGGACGCCATCGCCGCCGCCATCACGCCGCGCACGCGCGCCATCGTGCCGGTCCACTACGCCGGCCTGGCCTGCGACATGGACGCCATCCTGGCGCTGGCCCGGCGCCACAATCTGCGCGTGGTCGAGGACGCGGCGCACGCCTTCCCCACGCTGTACAAGGGCCGCGCCGTCGGCACCCTGGACAGCGACGCCACCGTGTTCAGCTTCTACGCCAACAAGACCATCACCACCGGCGAAGGCGGCATGGTGGTCTGCCGCGATCCGGCGCTGCTGCGGCGCGTGCGGGTCATGCGCCTGCACGGCATCAGCGAGGACGCCTTCGACCGCTACACCTCGCGCCGCCCGGCCTGGTTCTATCAGGTCGTCGCGCCCGGCTACAAATACAATATGACCGACATCGCGGCGGCCATCGGCTGCGAACAGCTGCGCAAGATCGGCCGCTTCCTGGCGCGGCGCCAGGCGCTGGCGGCGCGCTATGCCGAGGGCCTGCGCGCACTGCCGCTGCGCCTGCCGCCGGACGCCGATGGGGGTGGCCAGCACGCCTGGCATTTGTATCCGGTGCGGCTGGCGGCGGGCGCGCCGCTGGCGCGCGACCGGCTGATCGAACTGCTCGCCGAGCGCGGCATCGGCACCAGCGTGCACTACATCCCCCTGCACCGCCAGCCCTACTGGCGCGAGCGCTACGCGCTGCGGCCCGAAGATTTCCCGCGCGCAGAGGCCGGCTACGAGTGCCTGCTGACCTTGCCCTTGTACACCCGCATGACGGACGCCGACCAGGCGCGCGTCATCGCCACCCTGACGGAGCTGCTATGTTAA